A window of the Astyanax mexicanus isolate ESR-SI-001 chromosome 22, AstMex3_surface, whole genome shotgun sequence genome harbors these coding sequences:
- the LOC103028872 gene encoding claudin-23-like encodes MRSPCIVIFGLILSPCGWVLDLTSMMVPHWRTVHNITGEDPGMVLYQGIWHTCSYYGTLSSISCDSDDEDYFDHRIIETAKRMMVASLIMTAIGLAVATFGVRCWSPRPRWTGVCLGGFVIVCSGLLAIMPVAWYAHVLNDISSPSTEMHLGVCIFLGYLGGIMEVLGGFVLFVAIWLYGHKGLEPDPSTLEETQWRPWRISA; translated from the coding sequence ATGCGCTCTCCGTGTATCGTGATCTTCGGGTTGATCTTGTCTCCTTGCGGTTGGGTTTTGGACCTGACCAGCATGATGGTTCCGCACTGGCGCACCGTCCACAACATCACCGGAGAAGATCCTGGTATGGTCTTGTATCAGGGAATATGGCACACCTGCAGTTACTACGGCACGCTGTCGAGTATCTCTTGCGACAGCGACGACGAAGACTACTTCGATCACAGAATCATCGAAACGGCCAAGCGAATGATGGTGGCGTCTCTGATCATGACCGCGATCGGGCTGGCCGTGGCGACGTTCGGCGTCCGGTGCTGGAGCCCTCGCCCCAGGTGGACGGGCGTGTGTCTCGGCGGGTTCGTAATCGTTTGTTCGGGGCTTCTCGCCATCATGCCCGTCGCGTGGTACGCTCACGTCCTCAACGACATCAGCTCGCCCTCCACCGAGATGCACCTGGGAGTTTGCATTTTTCTGGGTTATCTCGGGGGAATCATGGAAGTTCTTGGTGGATTCGTCCTGTTTGTCGCAATCTGGCTCTACGGTCACAAAGGTCTCGAACCCGATCCTTCAACGCTAGAGGAAACCCAATGGCGCCCTTGGCGGATCAGTGCCTGA